Proteins encoded in a region of the Methylobacterium radiotolerans JCM 2831 genome:
- the msrB gene encoding peptide-methionine (R)-S-oxide reductase MsrB, producing MADTPTTSPETRSDAEWRSALTPEQYRVLREHGTERAGTSCLLAEKRAGTFTCAGCGQPLFEQGTKFESGTGWPSFFEPIDGAVGTTVDRSHWMVRTEVHCARCQGHLGHVFDDGPAPTGLRYCMNGAAMNFEPAE from the coding sequence ATGGCCGACACGCCGACCACCAGCCCGGAGACCCGCAGCGACGCCGAGTGGCGCTCGGCGCTGACGCCGGAGCAGTACCGGGTCCTGCGCGAGCACGGCACCGAGCGGGCCGGAACGAGCTGCCTGCTCGCCGAGAAGCGGGCCGGGACCTTCACCTGCGCCGGCTGCGGGCAGCCGCTGTTCGAGCAGGGCACCAAGTTCGAGTCCGGGACCGGCTGGCCGAGCTTCTTCGAGCCGATCGACGGCGCCGTCGGGACGACGGTGGACCGCAGCCACTGGATGGTCCGCACCGAGGTGCACTGCGCCCGCTGCCAGGGCCACCTCGGCCACGTCTTCGACGACGGCCCGGCGCCGACCGGCCTGCGCTACTGCATGAACGGCGCGGCGATGAATTTCGAGCCGGCTGAATGA
- a CDS encoding YihY/virulence factor BrkB family protein, with protein MPPSPSRSTASSETGSILWILMLGSALVALAAAPARRGVPAVLPADEPPADRDPPCNDAGLRKGVAAGARSISGRAAQLTAATQPERGRAADSPAEMTRSGWKDIAVRVYLEFNKDRVLAVAAGVTFYTLLSLFPAIAALVSCYGLFADVTVINDHLAQLHAVLPSGAVELIGDQVKRIAAKGSGSLSITFFSSLLLSIWSANAAMKAMFDALNVVYEEEEKRNFFWLNLRSLTFTVGALLFIIVALNVIVVVPVVLNFLGLGSTAWLLAALRWPAILIVLLGGLSVLYRFGPSREHARWRWVGVGSVVAGLLWLAASLLFSWYVANFGTYNETYGSLGAVIGFMTWIWISSTIVLLGGEINAELEHQTARDTTTGAPLPMGARRARMADTVGAAA; from the coding sequence ATGCCCCCGTCACCGTCGCGTTCGACCGCCTCCTCCGAGACCGGCTCGATCCTCTGGATCCTGATGCTCGGCTCGGCGCTGGTCGCCCTCGCGGCGGCGCCGGCGCGGCGCGGCGTGCCCGCGGTTCTTCCCGCCGACGAGCCGCCGGCCGACCGCGACCCGCCCTGCAACGACGCGGGCCTGCGGAAGGGCGTGGCCGCGGGCGCGCGCTCGATCTCCGGGCGCGCCGCGCAGCTCACCGCCGCGACCCAGCCCGAGCGCGGTCGCGCCGCCGACAGCCCCGCCGAGATGACGCGGTCCGGCTGGAAGGACATCGCCGTCCGGGTCTACCTGGAATTCAACAAGGACCGGGTCCTGGCGGTCGCCGCCGGCGTGACCTTCTACACGCTGCTGTCGCTGTTCCCCGCCATCGCCGCGCTGGTCTCCTGCTACGGCCTGTTCGCCGACGTGACCGTCATCAACGATCACCTCGCCCAGCTGCACGCGGTCCTGCCGTCCGGCGCGGTCGAACTCATCGGCGACCAGGTCAAGCGCATCGCCGCCAAGGGCAGCGGCTCCCTCAGCATCACGTTCTTCTCCAGCCTGCTCCTGTCGATCTGGAGCGCCAACGCGGCCATGAAGGCGATGTTCGACGCGCTGAACGTCGTCTACGAGGAGGAGGAGAAGCGGAACTTCTTCTGGCTCAACCTCCGGTCGCTCACCTTCACGGTCGGCGCCCTGCTGTTCATCATCGTCGCGCTCAACGTGATCGTGGTCGTGCCGGTGGTGCTGAACTTCCTGGGGCTCGGCTCGACCGCGTGGCTGCTCGCGGCCCTGCGCTGGCCGGCGATCCTGATCGTCCTCCTCGGCGGCCTGTCGGTGCTCTACCGGTTCGGGCCGAGCCGGGAACATGCCCGCTGGCGCTGGGTCGGGGTCGGCAGCGTCGTCGCGGGCCTGCTCTGGCTCGCCGCCTCGCTCCTGTTTTCCTGGTACGTCGCCAATTTCGGCACCTACAATGAGACCTACGGCTCGCTGGGGGCCGTGATCGGCTTCATGACGTGGATCTGGATCTCGTCGACGATCGTGCTGCTCGGGGGCGAGATCAACGCCGAGCTGGAGCACCAGACCGCCCGCGACACCACAACGGGCGCGCCGCTGCCGATGGGCGCGCGCCGGGCGCGGATGGCCGACACCGTCGGCGCCGCCGCCTGA
- a CDS encoding UV damage repair endonuclease has product MRDQPRLGFCCKFVLDEPPGTHATLKAEREATLHMNLTSVTMAYLTKLEPAARRAKLAGLVAHNLDALARQIAWVGARPPLERLLRMASNVLPGYTHPIAQALYAEPEMAALVERGLAEAGALARRLGVRLSFHPGPFCLLASRNPAAIANGLSELDYHAEIFDRMGYGGGWHPHGAHINIHVGAGDPGVEGFRETLPRASRVARDLVTVENDENVFGLDAVLRLADTVPVVLDLHHHWVESGGEYLEPDDPRIARVTESWRGVRPVAHISVSREAVSAACDPDSLPDFPALRAAGHAVRDLAAHSDMMWNRAVNDLVARHLAWADFEIEAKAKNCASVQIARHILALEAAAPIAAE; this is encoded by the coding sequence ATGCGCGATCAGCCCCGTCTCGGATTCTGCTGCAAGTTCGTCCTGGACGAGCCTCCCGGCACACACGCCACCCTCAAGGCGGAGCGCGAGGCCACGCTGCACATGAACCTCACCAGCGTGACGATGGCCTATCTCACCAAGCTGGAGCCCGCCGCCCGGCGGGCGAAGCTCGCCGGCCTCGTCGCCCACAACCTCGACGCCCTCGCCCGCCAGATCGCCTGGGTCGGGGCCCGGCCGCCGCTGGAGCGCCTCCTGCGCATGGCGAGCAACGTCCTGCCGGGCTACACCCACCCGATCGCGCAGGCGCTCTACGCCGAGCCCGAGATGGCGGCGCTCGTCGAGCGCGGCCTCGCCGAGGCCGGGGCGCTGGCCCGCCGGCTCGGGGTGCGCCTGAGCTTCCACCCGGGACCGTTCTGCCTGCTGGCGAGCCGCAACCCGGCGGCGATCGCCAACGGCCTGTCCGAGCTCGACTACCACGCCGAGATCTTCGACCGGATGGGCTACGGCGGCGGCTGGCACCCGCACGGCGCCCACATCAACATCCATGTCGGCGCGGGCGATCCCGGGGTCGAGGGCTTCCGCGAGACCCTGCCCCGGGCGAGCCGGGTGGCGCGCGACCTCGTGACGGTGGAGAACGACGAGAACGTCTTCGGCCTCGACGCGGTGCTGCGGCTCGCCGACACCGTGCCGGTCGTGCTCGACCTGCACCACCACTGGGTCGAGAGCGGCGGCGAATATCTCGAGCCGGACGATCCCCGGATCGCCCGGGTGACGGAGTCCTGGCGCGGCGTCCGGCCCGTGGCCCACATCAGCGTGTCGCGCGAGGCGGTCTCCGCCGCCTGCGATCCGGACTCCCTGCCCGACTTCCCGGCCCTGCGCGCGGCCGGCCACGCGGTCCGGGATCTTGCGGCCCATTCCGACATGATGTGGAACCGGGCGGTGAACGACCTCGTCGCCCGGCACCTCGCCTGGGCGGATTTCGAGATCGAGGCCAAGGCGAAGAACTGCGCCTCCGTGCAGATCGCCCGTCACATCCTGGCGCTCGAGGCGGCCGCGCCGATCGCGGCCGAGTGA
- a CDS encoding RBBP9/YdeN family alpha/beta hydrolase, giving the protein MKTADCDILIVPGLGGSEEDHWQARWAGRLATARVVEQDQWHAPTPEAWCGRIAEAVAAATRPVILIAHSLGVVACVEAVPLFPAGVVRGALLVALPDVEEAPDLPDSVRTFAPVPREPLPFPSLLVASRTDPYCRYERADDFAHAWGALTVDAGESGHLNVASGHGPWPEGLMRLAGFLKGL; this is encoded by the coding sequence ATGAAGACCGCCGATTGCGACATCCTCATCGTCCCGGGGCTCGGGGGCTCCGAGGAAGACCATTGGCAGGCCCGCTGGGCGGGCCGCCTCGCCACCGCGCGCGTGGTCGAGCAGGACCAGTGGCACGCCCCGACCCCGGAGGCGTGGTGTGGGCGCATCGCCGAGGCGGTCGCGGCGGCGACGCGCCCGGTCATCCTGATCGCCCACAGCCTCGGCGTGGTGGCCTGCGTCGAGGCGGTCCCGCTTTTCCCCGCGGGGGTGGTGCGCGGCGCCCTCCTGGTGGCGCTCCCGGATGTCGAGGAGGCGCCGGACCTGCCCGACTCGGTCCGGACCTTCGCGCCGGTGCCGCGCGAGCCCCTGCCCTTCCCGTCCCTGCTGGTCGCCAGCCGCACCGACCCGTACTGCCGCTACGAGCGGGCGGACGACTTCGCCCATGCCTGGGGCGCGCTCACGGTCGACGCGGGCGAGTCCGGCCACCTCAACGTGGCGAGCGGGCACGGGCCCTGGCCCGAGGGGCTGATGCGGCTCGCCGGGTTCCTGAAGGGGCTGTGA
- a CDS encoding YcjF family protein, which yields MTSGQKPRAFRINPEPAAAPSVTTTPLGPRPPQARIVEEPFEIVDAADGVAVPVAPRRRSPWGALFLSAVGGLVSLGVGLSVERMISDLFQAAPWLGWVALALLSLAALALLAIVVRELAGLRRERKIERLRQSALDALATRDHTGAQAVVQALSTFYADRDALAAGRARIDAAADAILDVDDRIGLAEHELLAGLDRQARNAIATTAKQVSAVTALSPRAIVDVAFVVFAAVRLLRRIAAIYGGRPGFLGFLRLGRAALAHLTVTGGMAVGESVMQQVLGLGIAARVSAKLGEGVLNGLMTARFGLAALNVCRPLPFVREAPPRLADVAGELLRSAEAEPK from the coding sequence ATGACCTCCGGCCAGAAACCCCGCGCCTTCCGGATCAATCCCGAGCCGGCCGCCGCGCCGAGCGTGACCACGACGCCGCTCGGCCCCCGGCCGCCGCAGGCCCGGATCGTGGAGGAGCCTTTCGAGATCGTCGACGCCGCGGACGGCGTCGCCGTGCCGGTGGCGCCGCGGCGGCGCTCGCCCTGGGGCGCCCTGTTCCTCTCGGCGGTGGGCGGCCTCGTCTCCCTGGGCGTCGGCCTGTCGGTCGAGCGGATGATCAGCGACCTGTTCCAGGCCGCCCCCTGGCTCGGCTGGGTGGCCCTGGCGCTGCTCAGCCTCGCGGCGCTCGCGCTGCTGGCGATCGTGGTGCGGGAACTCGCCGGCCTGCGGCGGGAGCGCAAGATCGAGCGGCTGCGCCAGTCGGCGCTGGACGCCCTCGCGACCCGCGACCACACCGGCGCGCAGGCGGTGGTCCAGGCGCTCTCGACCTTCTACGCGGACCGCGACGCCCTGGCGGCGGGCCGCGCCCGGATCGACGCGGCCGCCGACGCGATCCTCGACGTCGACGACCGGATCGGCCTCGCCGAGCACGAGCTGCTGGCCGGGCTCGACAGGCAGGCGCGCAACGCCATCGCGACAACGGCCAAGCAGGTCTCGGCGGTGACGGCGCTCAGCCCGCGGGCGATCGTGGACGTGGCCTTCGTGGTGTTCGCGGCGGTGCGGCTGCTGCGCCGGATCGCCGCGATCTACGGCGGCCGGCCGGGCTTCCTGGGCTTCCTGCGGCTGGGGCGCGCGGCGCTCGCGCATCTCACGGTCACCGGCGGGATGGCGGTGGGCGAGAGCGTGATGCAGCAGGTGCTGGGTCTCGGGATCGCCGCCCGGGTCTCCGCCAAGCTGGGGGAGGGCGTGCTCAACGGGCTGATGACCGCCCGGTTCGGGCTCGCGGCGCTGAACGTCTGCCGGCCGCTGCCGTTCGTGCGGGAGGCCCCGCCGCGGCTCGCCGACGTCGCCGGCGAGCTGCTGCGCTCGGCCGAGGCCGAGCCGAAATAG